The Mangifera indica cultivar Alphonso unplaced genomic scaffold, CATAS_Mindica_2.1 Un_0001, whole genome shotgun sequence genomic interval GACATTTGCATCCACCATTTGTGTCTTACCCAGTAACTCTGTAGCATATTTTGCTTAACACAAGTATAGCCCATTTTCATTTCTGTGAGCTTCAATGCCTAAAAAGAAATTCAACTCCCCTAGgtcttttaaagaaaattggCTATTGAGATCCAAAATTAGAGACTTAATGTAGGCATTATCAAATCTTGTTAGGAgaatatcatcaatataaatgAGAACAAACACTGTAATACACTAGGTCCTAAGAACAAAAAGGCTAGAATCCAAAATTGTGTTAACAAATCCTCTATCAATTAAtgtcttttttaacttttcataCCCGGCCCTAAGAGCTTGTTTTAGTCCATACAGTGCCTTCTTCAGTTTACACATATAATACGGTCTAGAACTGTCAACAAACCCTTGAGGTTGACTCATGTATACCTCATCTTGTAAATCCCCATTAAGAAAGGCATTGTTAATGTCTATCTGATGAATAACCTAGTTGTAGGTTACAACTAGTGTAAGAATTACCCTAATAGTTACTGCCTTAACTACAAGACTAAAAGTATCTAGATAATCAATCCCTACAGTCTGTTGGAACCCCTTAGCCACCAACCTAACCTTTAATTTTTGCACGGATCCATCaacatttaattttgttttgtaaacCCACTTATAACTAACTAGGCGCTGAGCATTAGTAGGTGGAACTAATTCCCATGTCTGGTTTTTAACCAATGCTTCATATTCCACCTCCATAGTTTTAAACCAGCTAGGGTGATTTAGAGCTTCATATACTGACAAAGGTTCCTTAGGCACTGATTCAGATAGGAATGAGAAAGTTCTAGGAGCTGGAAGATGGCCTGTCTTGGCTCTTGTGAGCATAGGATGAATGGAAACATGTTTAGGAGTAGTAGCTATAAATTTTGAACTCTTAAGGAATGCAACTTCTAGATGACCTGTGGTATGAGTGCTTGAGGAAGGTATGGTCTGTGGTAAGGATGATTTTGTGTATGCATATTAAGAATctggaaaaaaaattgacagAATGCTTAGATGTAGAAGGCTGcgaattatttataataacaaGTTTAGCTGATACAGGATTATGATTTGTAGATGGTAAGGTAAGAGGGTACATGTGATCTATAGAGGGCAAGGGTTGAGGGTTAGTTGTATTGGTGTCATGTGCATTGTGAGAAGCTTTAGTAGCTGAATTTGTAAACAACGGAACACCATCACTATTTTTAGAGCTATTTGAATCAAAAGgcaagtaaaaatttaaaatagaaattgaAGGCTTTCATGTGGACACTGGAAATATCAACTTAGTAAATTTCTTATCTGTTTGAAAGGAAAatcaatttcattaaatttaacaaatgctGACAAAAAGATTTTACCAGATTTACTAAGACATTTATAACCCTTATGTTGCAAACTATATCCTAGTATTACACACTTCTGAGTATGGAAACTAAATTTGTGTTGATTGTATGGTCTAAGAAAGGGATAACAaacacatccaaaaacttttAGAATAGAGTAATCAAGACATTTATGGAACAAAAGTTgatatggactcttattttCAAGAATAGGTGTAGGCATCCTATTGATAAAAAAGATTGCAGTTTGGAATGAATCCTACCAAAAACAAATAGTTAAACTAACTTGGGACAACAAAACTAAGCCCAATTCTACAATGTGTCTATGTTTGCGCTCAGCTCTCCTATTTTGTTGATGTGTATGAGGACAAGACACCTTAAAGTTGATACCATTTTGCTGAAAATAGAGTACCAGGGCTTTGAACTCTCTCCTCCAATCCATTTGAATGTTTTTCAGAGTTTGGTCAAACTGGCTTTCAACAAACTTatgaaaatttctaaaaacttGCCCTACTTCAGCTTTGctttttaagggaaaaagccAAGTAAATCTAGTATAGTCATCCAAAAAATGGAGATAGTATTTATAGCCTTCTTTTGACATAATTGGAGTTAGGCCCCATAAATCACTATAGACTAGTTCTAAGACTCTAGAAGCTTTAGAATTTGAGATTGAAAAATGACTTTGTTTGTGTTTACCAAAATGACAGTCTTCGCAGAATGCAAAACTAGTAATATCAGTTTGAATatgcataaaatttaaaacacatttcatgattttttcaCTAGGATGACCCAACCTTTTGTGCCAAAgagaaatttcagtttcattaaCATGTGAACCAAACCTCTTAAAATCAGAAAATTCATCCATATTCACTGTATGATTCAATGAAAAATCAGACATAATGTTTGATTGAAAATCTGAAAGTTTGTTTAGATTTATTGTAGAACTCAATGAAATATCAGAAACTGTATTTGTTTGAAAACCAACAGCTCTGGAAACTATAGAAAGGAACTGGAACTGGTACAATCCATTTTTAAGTATCCCTTGCAACAGCACCAGCTTGGTGTCCTTGTCCTTAACAAAATAGCAATCTTTTAGAAACTCAATAATGACATTGTTATCTTAGGTAAATTTGGAAATGCTAAgaagattttttgttattcttggCACACACAAAATGTTTTTTAAATGCAAAAATCTATTGGCAAATGAGGTGGGTAAAAAGGATGAACCTTTATAGGAAATCCTCAAACACTCACTACTTCTAACTTGAAGTTGTTGACTGCTTGAGTAGTCCTCCTTCATAACTAACTGCTC includes:
- the LOC123205096 gene encoding uncharacterized protein LOC123205096; this translates as MASISKTVFSYVANSRTPSEAWFALENYFVTESKARIVSLRNTLQTMKKGSLSVHECIQRIKDIFDALALSGQNIVEDDLINYILEGLGPEFEPILMHIMARINASTEKLSLRDLKLILQKYEGRLSRFPCELSHSTTNLMTNKSSLSVGEFDENRSIRPGVPGTGYSYQGSGKGRFGNKSKLSRTSLQALVANPNTVEDISWYMDLGASDHVTSKLEQLVMKEDYSSSQQLQDKDTKLVLLQGILKNGLYQFQFLSIVSRAVGFQTNTVSDISLSSTINLNKLSDFQSNIMSDFSLNHTVNMDEFSDFKSSKNSDGVPLFTNSATKASHNAHDTNTTNPQPLPSIDHMYPLTLPSTNHNPTIPSSSTHTTGHLEVAFLKSSKFIATTPKHVSIHPMLTRAKTGHLPAPRTFSFLSESVPKEPLSVYEALNHPSWFKTMEVEYEALVKNQTWELVPPTNAQRLVSYKWVYKTKLNVDGSVQKLKVRLVAKGFQQTVGIDYLDTFSLVVKAVTIRIDINNAFLNGDLQDEVYMSQPQGFVDSSRPYYMCKLKKALYGLKQALRAGTAAIPGQLGHWQDFIQMAALLHSQERQSSRQTGSACFFRELNRQLSCADFSSRKKTAQEETQQK